The Hyphomicrobium sp. MC1 genome window below encodes:
- a CDS encoding tyrosine-protein phosphatase gives MIDIHCHLLPGLDDGAVDLAMSLRMARALIDDGVEAVVCTPHILPGLYHNRGAQIEGAVARLRSRLADHGLRLELYSGADAHITVDFVAKLASKEITTLADSRYVLIELPQHVEPRIIKQFFFQLRTAGYIPILSHPERMPWIASQYRTIEKLVASGVWLQLTAGSLLGDFGRDAKYWAERILDDGIAHVIATDAHNDGRRSPNLRMGYDAAAKRIGDAEAEKLVKSRPDAILCNEAPASWPLPSCRTTTVGYRNA, from the coding sequence ATGATCGACATCCATTGCCATCTTCTGCCGGGTCTCGATGATGGTGCCGTGGACCTCGCGATGTCGCTGCGAATGGCCCGCGCGCTCATCGATGACGGCGTCGAGGCCGTTGTCTGCACGCCGCACATTCTGCCCGGTCTCTATCATAACAGGGGAGCGCAGATTGAGGGAGCTGTCGCGCGACTACGCTCGCGCCTCGCCGATCATGGACTGCGTCTTGAGCTTTACAGCGGCGCTGACGCGCACATCACGGTCGACTTCGTGGCGAAGCTGGCGAGCAAGGAAATCACGACACTTGCCGACAGCCGATACGTTTTGATTGAGCTGCCGCAGCATGTCGAGCCGAGGATCATCAAGCAATTTTTCTTTCAGCTTCGTACCGCCGGCTACATTCCCATCCTTTCGCATCCGGAACGTATGCCGTGGATCGCAAGCCAGTATCGTACGATCGAAAAGCTGGTGGCGTCCGGCGTGTGGCTTCAACTTACAGCCGGTTCGCTACTCGGCGATTTTGGTCGCGATGCAAAGTATTGGGCTGAGCGCATTCTGGATGATGGCATTGCTCACGTCATTGCGACCGACGCACACAATGACGGCAGACGCTCGCCGAATCTGAGGATGGGGTACGATGCGGCTGCGAAACGCATTGGCGATGCCGAGGCTGAAAAGCTCGTCAAGAGCCGCCCGGACGCCATTCTTTGCAACGAAGCGCCGGCTTCCTGGCCATTGCCTTCATGCCGCACGACAACAGTCGGCTACAGAAATGCTTGA
- a CDS encoding bifunctional diguanylate cyclase/phosphodiesterase: MPLNSALKQILLPAICSLTVGIAVFLAVANSTAAFFLLLPTYAVLTAAILLSGGMVLRIIVAAMAAPTFLAIGVGTGQPLVSALAFAFTYSVAIAAACLLLRSQERMPVNLLATIADTRNAGGAGPSSVCGLVGRKQLIERIDAVSREGHGAIALLSVDIDNFKFVNATLGHGAGDEVLAIVLDRLRGCVQPGDIVARLSGDEFAIILSDARWRYAVGAAAQSVLEAINAPIKLGQQDLRIGASIGVASWQENVDIADEFLRRAGVALNVAKAAGRGCFKIFEAQMDAPLRRQQALDQDLRQALAEQAFEVHYQPVVHLATNEVVAFEALVRWRHATRGLVSPAEFIPVAEELGLIAAIGDVVLRQACRDAVRWPDDVKVSVNFSRAQFELPNAKSQLEAALAEAGLPACRLQLEITETTVMANPDRAHVLLDELRALGMEIAMDDFGTGYSSLGCLRNYPFDRLKIDRAFIQDLTTSFEARAILTMIVKLANTLGMHTTAEGVETAEQFAIVKEEGCSAMQGFFFSHAVPAHEVLAFFQQRIAGSDSAA, encoded by the coding sequence ATGCCGCTCAACTCTGCGCTCAAACAGATCTTGCTGCCGGCCATCTGCTCGCTGACGGTCGGAATAGCGGTTTTTCTTGCCGTCGCGAATTCAACTGCGGCCTTCTTCCTGTTGTTGCCTACATATGCCGTCCTGACCGCGGCCATCCTGCTGTCTGGCGGAATGGTTCTCCGCATTATCGTTGCTGCAATGGCCGCGCCGACTTTTCTTGCTATTGGCGTCGGCACAGGACAGCCGCTCGTCAGTGCGCTGGCATTTGCATTCACCTATTCGGTTGCGATCGCTGCTGCCTGTCTTCTGCTCCGTAGTCAAGAGCGGATGCCCGTCAACCTGTTGGCGACGATCGCCGACACTCGCAACGCCGGTGGCGCGGGGCCTTCATCGGTCTGCGGCCTTGTCGGCCGCAAGCAACTCATCGAACGGATCGACGCGGTCTCGCGCGAAGGCCATGGCGCAATTGCTTTACTCAGCGTCGACATCGATAATTTCAAGTTTGTCAACGCTACGCTCGGGCATGGGGCTGGCGATGAGGTCTTGGCGATCGTCCTGGACCGACTGCGCGGCTGCGTCCAACCCGGCGATATCGTTGCGCGACTCAGCGGAGACGAGTTTGCAATCATCTTGAGCGATGCACGATGGCGATACGCGGTTGGAGCTGCTGCGCAGTCTGTCTTGGAAGCCATCAATGCGCCGATCAAGCTCGGCCAGCAAGACCTTCGTATCGGCGCCAGCATCGGTGTCGCCTCATGGCAGGAAAACGTCGATATAGCAGATGAATTCTTGCGCCGCGCCGGCGTCGCGCTCAACGTGGCCAAAGCGGCGGGACGAGGATGCTTCAAGATATTTGAAGCGCAAATGGACGCTCCTCTCCGGCGGCAACAAGCGCTCGATCAGGATCTTCGCCAAGCCCTCGCCGAACAGGCGTTCGAGGTTCACTATCAGCCTGTCGTGCACCTTGCGACGAACGAGGTTGTTGCCTTCGAAGCGCTCGTTCGATGGCGGCACGCAACGCGAGGGCTCGTCTCTCCGGCTGAATTCATTCCGGTTGCGGAAGAATTGGGGCTTATCGCCGCCATCGGAGACGTCGTGCTTCGACAAGCTTGCCGCGATGCCGTCCGATGGCCGGATGATGTCAAGGTGTCGGTGAATTTCTCGCGCGCGCAATTCGAGCTTCCAAACGCCAAGAGCCAGCTCGAAGCGGCGCTGGCGGAAGCGGGTCTTCCAGCGTGCCGCCTCCAGCTCGAAATCACCGAGACGACCGTGATGGCCAACCCGGATCGCGCGCACGTTCTGCTCGATGAACTGCGCGCGCTCGGAATGGAAATTGCGATGGATGATTTCGGAACCGGCTATTCGTCTCTAGGCTGTTTGCGGAACTACCCCTTCGATCGCTTGAAAATCGACCGGGCCTTTATTCAAGACCTGACGACCAGCTTCGAAGCACGCGCCATTTTGACGATGATCGTCAAGCTTGCAAATACACTCGGGATGCATACCACCGCCGAGGGCGTCGAAACCGCCGAGCAGTTCGCAATCGTTAAAGAGGAAGGCTGCAGCGCGATGCAGGGCTTTTTCTTCAGCCATGCCGTACCGGCGCACGAGGTCCTGGCCTTCTTCCAGCAGCGAATCGCTGGAAGCGATTCCGCCGCCTGA
- a CDS encoding J domain-containing protein, with protein sequence MRRRRQAQALSAAVDLLRIPSQARMMRSAPLPPGILLLLRLAAEDGEALLDAENITKRAREYHRDAAIFFIEQILLASNSDAYRMLGLDKTATTAEMRRHMAYLLKWLHPDRNTDPHKGRLARRVLHAWNELSAARRAMEDKLAAGQSKPETRARSPARRRPMYSQEEMTSRAPQTAKQ encoded by the coding sequence ATGAGACGTCGACGTCAGGCTCAGGCGTTGAGTGCAGCTGTCGATTTGCTGCGAATTCCATCGCAGGCGCGCATGATGCGGTCCGCTCCGCTCCCGCCCGGAATTTTACTGCTTCTTCGTCTTGCGGCCGAAGATGGTGAGGCACTCTTGGACGCGGAAAATATTACCAAGCGGGCGCGCGAATACCATCGCGACGCCGCAATTTTTTTTATCGAGCAGATTCTCCTGGCATCGAATTCGGATGCCTATCGCATGCTCGGCCTCGACAAGACCGCTACAACCGCCGAGATGCGGCGGCATATGGCATATTTGCTGAAATGGCTGCATCCTGATCGTAACACCGACCCGCACAAAGGCCGCTTGGCCCGTCGCGTTCTGCACGCCTGGAACGAGCTGAGTGCCGCTAGACGAGCTATGGAAGATAAGCTCGCTGCCGGCCAATCGAAGCCCGAGACGCGCGCCCGGTCGCCGGCACGCAGGCGGCCGATGTATTCGCAGGAAGAGATGACATCTCGCGCGCCGCAAACTGCAAAACAATGA
- a CDS encoding polysaccharide biosynthesis tyrosine autokinase, which yields MTLPSDAGAAPLPYAGAQALEVADPYKLYGGRHLDPHTADGPDFAVKVMAILRLLNKRKVLIIAVTIAVFALGTLRTLMTTPQFTSTLRLQIDRNVAKIVEGGNLTPVEGTDTEFLRTQYELLLSRSLAERVAALAGLVDDPDFFRPQSFSVIAVIKKLFRSGEASTPPSKRELMATAAAIVQENVSVKPIPGSRLVDISYSDASAARSQKIAAAYADAFIASNLDKRFEANAYAKKFLEDQIKQLKLRLEQSEKTMLAFAEKEQIVSIGESSSIAEADLANSSAALGNITSERIKNEQLWKQVANSSAIDFPQFLSSNAIDTLRAKRNDLVSTYQQKLQTFKPSYPLMLQIKNQIAEVDRQLSAEAKSIRASLRSAYESSLSQEHEMTARVVKLRGDVLDFQKRSIEYNILKREVDTNRQLYNGLLQRYKEVDVAGGAGSNNVFVVDSANLPGVPSSPRLLKSMLLSLFIGFGASIGLAYLLENFDDVIDSVDEAEDVTGLATLGVIPLVSAEIGVLASLQDARSPLSEAYRSLCTSLQFSTPRGMPRSLFVTSAGAQEGKSVSSIAIAQHFVRLGLKVLLVDADMRNPSLHKYIAADSSIGLSSYLSGASELAAVIQQTDTAGLAFMPSGHLPPNAADLLGSPHLLSLLSGSQEVFDLVIIDGPPVLGIADALLLSNAAEGTVFAIGSGVARGGAVRSALRRLELSKCPVLGVVVTKFDANTAGYGYGYSYGYGYGAGALSYGASASSRDQASPTLPGPA from the coding sequence ATGACTCTTCCCAGCGACGCCGGTGCCGCGCCTTTGCCGTACGCTGGCGCTCAAGCACTTGAAGTTGCCGATCCCTATAAGCTGTACGGCGGCCGCCATCTCGACCCTCATACCGCCGATGGTCCTGACTTTGCCGTCAAAGTCATGGCGATCTTGCGCCTTTTGAATAAGCGGAAAGTCTTGATCATCGCCGTGACGATTGCGGTGTTTGCGCTTGGTACGCTGCGCACGTTGATGACGACGCCGCAGTTCACATCAACGCTGCGGCTGCAAATAGATCGCAATGTTGCGAAGATCGTAGAAGGTGGAAACCTCACGCCCGTCGAAGGTACCGATACCGAGTTTCTACGAACGCAGTACGAGCTGCTCCTCAGTCGAAGCTTGGCGGAGCGTGTCGCGGCTTTGGCGGGTCTGGTTGACGATCCTGATTTTTTCCGTCCGCAGTCGTTCTCCGTAATAGCTGTGATCAAAAAGCTATTTCGGTCAGGTGAGGCATCAACCCCGCCAAGCAAGCGTGAGTTGATGGCGACGGCTGCCGCCATCGTGCAGGAGAACGTTTCCGTAAAGCCGATTCCAGGCTCGCGCCTCGTAGACATTTCTTATTCCGACGCCAGCGCAGCTCGCAGCCAGAAGATTGCCGCAGCCTACGCCGACGCCTTCATCGCGTCGAATTTGGATAAGCGGTTCGAGGCGAATGCCTACGCCAAGAAATTTCTCGAGGATCAGATCAAGCAACTCAAACTCCGCCTTGAGCAATCCGAAAAAACAATGCTGGCTTTTGCCGAAAAAGAACAGATCGTATCCATCGGCGAATCCTCATCGATCGCCGAAGCAGATCTCGCCAACTCAAGTGCCGCGCTCGGAAACATCACGTCGGAGCGGATCAAGAATGAACAACTTTGGAAGCAGGTCGCAAATTCCAGCGCCATCGACTTCCCGCAATTTCTAAGCAGCAACGCCATCGACACGCTGCGGGCCAAGCGCAACGATCTCGTAAGTACGTATCAGCAGAAGCTCCAGACCTTCAAGCCGAGCTATCCTTTGATGCTGCAAATCAAGAATCAGATTGCCGAAGTCGATCGTCAGCTTTCGGCAGAAGCCAAATCCATCCGGGCGTCCCTCAGGAGCGCCTATGAATCATCGCTTAGTCAGGAGCATGAAATGACCGCTCGCGTCGTAAAATTGCGCGGTGATGTTCTAGATTTTCAGAAGCGCTCAATCGAGTACAATATCCTTAAACGGGAAGTCGACACCAACCGCCAGCTCTACAACGGCCTTCTGCAACGGTATAAAGAAGTTGATGTTGCCGGTGGCGCGGGAAGCAATAACGTCTTCGTCGTCGACAGCGCGAACCTTCCGGGCGTGCCGTCGTCTCCAAGGCTATTAAAGTCGATGCTGTTGTCGCTCTTCATCGGTTTTGGCGCCAGCATTGGGCTCGCCTACCTTCTCGAGAATTTTGACGACGTCATCGATTCCGTCGATGAGGCCGAAGACGTCACGGGGCTGGCTACGCTCGGCGTCATCCCTCTCGTCAGCGCAGAGATCGGTGTGCTGGCTTCGCTCCAGGACGCACGCTCGCCGCTATCGGAGGCCTACCGGTCGCTTTGTACATCGCTACAATTTTCAACGCCGCGCGGAATGCCGAGATCGCTGTTCGTGACGAGTGCCGGCGCCCAAGAGGGCAAGTCTGTAAGCTCGATTGCAATTGCTCAGCATTTTGTCAGGCTCGGGCTCAAAGTTCTGCTGGTCGACGCGGACATGCGCAACCCATCGCTGCACAAATACATCGCGGCCGACAGTTCAATCGGCTTGAGTTCGTATCTGTCCGGAGCCAGCGAATTGGCGGCCGTCATCCAGCAAACGGATACGGCTGGGCTGGCCTTCATGCCGTCCGGTCATCTTCCGCCGAACGCGGCAGACCTTCTCGGCAGCCCGCATCTCCTCTCATTATTATCCGGTAGCCAGGAGGTATTCGATCTTGTGATCATCGACGGCCCTCCGGTGCTCGGCATCGCAGACGCACTTCTGCTTTCCAATGCGGCCGAAGGAACGGTCTTCGCCATAGGCAGCGGTGTGGCGCGAGGCGGCGCCGTGCGAAGCGCTTTGAGGCGCTTGGAGCTTTCGAAATGCCCCGTGCTCGGCGTCGTTGTCACAAAGTTCGACGCAAACACAGCGGGCTATGGTTATGGCTATAGCTACGGGTATGGCTACGGCGCCGGTGCCTTGTCCTATGGCGCGTCGGCATCGAGTAGAGATCAGGCGTCGCCAACCTTGCCGGGGCCGGCATGA
- a CDS encoding polysaccharide biosynthesis/export family protein: MGNVVACAKIRILSLVSALIVSVTVAGCGASLQQSPHFATASSTHSSQDRLGPEQLKPAALGGQEAHVAAELASVSNPSSSAYKIGPMDVVDISVFQVPELSKTVQVDADGTINLPLVGKVRAAGLTPGEVENDLTHQLGKKYLQSPQVNVYIKEYNSQRVTVDGAVKRPGVYPLHGPATLLQVIATAEGFTDTADSTVAIFRMEHGERTAAKFNVGDIRSGNAKDPEIHKGDVVVVSNSTMKEGYQALLKVLPVSSLFVSVL; encoded by the coding sequence ATGGGAAACGTTGTGGCATGCGCGAAAATACGCATTCTGAGCTTGGTTTCGGCTCTGATAGTGAGCGTCACCGTTGCTGGCTGCGGTGCCAGCCTACAGCAGAGTCCGCACTTTGCGACCGCATCTTCGACGCACAGTTCTCAGGATCGCCTCGGTCCCGAGCAGCTTAAACCGGCGGCGCTCGGCGGACAGGAAGCCCATGTTGCCGCGGAATTGGCGTCGGTCTCCAATCCAAGCAGCAGCGCCTATAAAATCGGTCCGATGGACGTCGTCGATATTTCGGTGTTCCAGGTTCCGGAACTCTCCAAGACGGTTCAGGTCGATGCCGACGGAACAATCAATCTTCCGCTTGTCGGCAAGGTTCGCGCAGCAGGTCTAACGCCGGGCGAGGTCGAGAATGATCTCACGCACCAGCTCGGAAAAAAGTATCTGCAGTCGCCGCAGGTGAATGTCTATATCAAGGAATACAATAGCCAGCGCGTCACCGTTGATGGGGCGGTAAAGCGGCCTGGCGTCTACCCGCTGCATGGCCCAGCAACGCTTCTCCAAGTCATTGCGACCGCCGAGGGGTTCACCGATACAGCCGACTCGACGGTCGCGATATTCCGCATGGAGCACGGCGAGCGCACGGCGGCCAAGTTCAATGTTGGCGACATCCGGTCGGGAAACGCGAAAGATCCGGAGATCCACAAGGGTGACGTCGTCGTGGTGAGTAATTCGACGATGAAAGAGGGCTATCAGGCACTCCTGAAAGTCCTTCCTGTCTCGAGTCTGTTCGTTTCGGTCCTTTAG
- a CDS encoding O-antigen ligase, with product MRQALGQFKWPLLFIAAAVLIPVLQLVPMPLDLWKHLPGRSVIAETYILIERDQPPSPLTLTPTATWLSGLSLLPPIAVFLGVLTLSNVERRYLSLLVIAMAVASVFLGLLQLIQGPHSALRFYDITNRTEAVGFFANRNHLAALLYVSALLIGVHLLETLAVARTVHSKRIDANSLALLIGWLTALVIVMAGAMMARSRAGLLLMFIALLGSVSLARADMRLKMLRPGITSAVIGTAIAIPAFLSPLALYRILERFGADSADNLRIPFARNTISAAMAYMPWGSGLGSFVPVYQLFEPTPEMGLTYANHAHNDLLEVWLETGVVGLILVAIVCSWLFRRSLALWNDKAKSGIDLPLRRAAAIALALLLAHSLVDYPLRTTAIATVSAMLAAFLFWPLPDTGWKPRFTAETVSSHKRVACPPPRINVEITL from the coding sequence TTGCGACAGGCCTTGGGACAGTTCAAATGGCCTCTGCTCTTCATTGCTGCGGCTGTGCTTATTCCGGTGCTCCAACTCGTCCCGATGCCTTTGGACTTGTGGAAGCATTTGCCCGGTCGCTCCGTCATTGCTGAAACATATATATTGATCGAGCGTGATCAACCACCTTCGCCGCTGACGCTTACGCCGACCGCAACGTGGCTCAGCGGGCTGTCGTTATTGCCTCCTATTGCGGTATTTCTCGGCGTTCTCACACTCAGCAACGTGGAGCGGCGATATCTCAGTCTTCTAGTCATCGCGATGGCCGTTGCCAGCGTTTTTCTTGGATTGCTGCAGCTTATCCAAGGCCCCCACAGCGCGCTACGATTCTATGACATCACGAACAGAACCGAAGCCGTCGGCTTTTTCGCCAATCGGAATCACCTCGCCGCTTTACTCTACGTTTCAGCGCTTTTAATCGGCGTGCATCTGCTCGAAACGCTTGCGGTCGCGAGAACGGTGCACAGCAAGCGGATTGATGCCAACTCTTTGGCGCTACTCATTGGGTGGCTTACAGCGCTCGTCATTGTGATGGCTGGCGCGATGATGGCGCGGTCTCGTGCCGGATTGCTTCTGATGTTTATCGCATTGCTGGGAAGCGTTAGCTTGGCAAGAGCCGATATGCGCCTGAAGATGCTCCGCCCAGGCATTACGAGCGCTGTAATTGGAACCGCGATCGCAATCCCGGCTTTCCTATCGCCGCTCGCACTCTATCGCATTCTCGAACGCTTCGGAGCGGACTCCGCAGACAACCTGCGCATTCCTTTTGCTCGCAATACGATCTCCGCTGCGATGGCCTATATGCCATGGGGATCCGGCCTTGGCTCATTCGTCCCGGTCTATCAGCTTTTCGAGCCTACTCCGGAAATGGGACTGACGTATGCGAACCATGCCCACAACGATCTGCTTGAGGTGTGGCTCGAGACGGGCGTCGTTGGTCTGATCCTGGTCGCGATCGTTTGTTCATGGCTGTTTCGTCGTTCCCTTGCTCTGTGGAACGATAAAGCCAAGAGCGGAATCGATCTGCCGCTTCGCCGCGCCGCAGCCATCGCGCTCGCGCTTTTGCTTGCGCATTCGCTCGTCGACTATCCGTTACGCACCACCGCCATAGCGACCGTTTCAGCGATGCTGGCGGCATTTTTGTTTTGGCCATTGCCAGACACGGGGTGGAAGCCGCGTTTCACCGCGGAAACCGTATCATCCCACAAAAGAGTTGCATGCCCCCCCCCGCGGATTAATGTCGAAATAACACTTTAG